The following DNA comes from Bacteroidota bacterium.
TAACATAAACAAACTTGGTATTGCATCGAAAAATTTCTTAACTCCTACTTTTAATCCAACCTTTTCGGCTCTTGGATAATTTTTGCGATAAGCTATAGTTGCTGCTAAGGACATCAATAATAGTCCAATTAAAATACCCGGCACATAACCCGCTATAAACAATGCAGCAATTGACACTCCCCCACTTGCAAGTGAGTAAACAATAAGTACATTACTCGGTGGAATTATTAAGCCTGTAGTAGCAGATGAAATATTTACTGCCGCTGAGAATTTTTCGTCATATCCATCCTTCGTCATTCGAGGGTGCATAATACTTCCAATTGCTGAAGCCGATGCAACTGCTGAACCTGAAATTGCCCCAAAAAGCATATTTGCAATAATATTTACAAAAGCTAATCCACCCGGAAGCGGTCCAACTAAAACCTTTGCAAATTCTATAAGCCTTACTGCTATTCCCCCTTTATTCATTAATTGTCCGGCCAAGACGAAAAACGGTATTGCCAAAAGTGTGAAACTATCTAAACTGGCAGCTATAGCCTGAGACATTGTAGTTACCGATGCCAGTGGTGATAAACTCACCATTATTGTTAACGTTGCTGCAATTCCCAATCCATATGCAATTGGTACACCAATTACCAATAGAATCACAAAAGTTACAATAAGTACTAATATTCCTAAACTCATAACTATAGCTCTTTATAAAGTTGTTTTGAATTATATTCATCAATCGCATTATCGATAGAGAAATAAATAATGAAAAGTCCGCTTAATGGTAGTATCATATATACATAACCTATTGGTATTTGTAATACCGCCGAAATTTGTCCTAGATGGAAACGCGTGTAAATTAGCCATATTCCACCTACTATCATTACCGCTACAACAAACACAATTGTAATTCCGTAAATAAGCAGATTGAGCTTTTTATTAGTCTCGAAACTTAGCTTTGTAGACAATAAACTAAGAGCAAGATGCTGTTTCTTCCCCGTTGCATAGGCGGCACCTAAAAGAGTTACCCAAATCAGTAAAAAACCAGCCAACTCATCTGTGAAATTACTTGGCGATGATAGCAAATATCTACTTGCTACCTGCCAAAGTACATCCAATACCAGTATGCTTAACAAAGCAACTAAAAGACGTTCTAATATTTTATCTATTACTTTTCGCATCTTACTTTGTTTCCTTAATTTTCTTAATTAATTCTTTTATTTCGGGATCCTTTTCAAACTCTCTGTAA
Coding sequences within:
- a CDS encoding TRAP transporter large permease, whose protein sequence is MSLGILVLIVTFVILLVIGVPIAYGLGIAATLTIMVSLSPLASVTTMSQAIAASLDSFTLLAIPFFVLAGQLMNKGGIAVRLIEFAKVLVGPLPGGLAFVNIIANMLFGAISGSAVASASAIGSIMHPRMTKDGYDEKFSAAVNISSATTGLIIPPSNVLIVYSLASGGVSIAALFIAGYVPGILIGLLLMSLAATIAYRKNYPRAEKVGLKVGVKKFFDAIPSLFMLVVVIGGIIAGIFTATEASAIAVLYALVLSFIYKEIKVSDMPDVLLKTISTSSIVLFLVGTSMALSWVMAYEDIPQTVSSGLLSLSDNPIIILLIINVILLLVGTFMDMTPAILIFTPIFLPIVTTQLGLDPIHFGIILILNLSVGICTPPVGTLLFVGCSVAKLRIEDVLKPMLPFFAVLIGGLLVITYVPELSLWLPRFFGFID
- a CDS encoding TRAP transporter small permease, producing MRKVIDKILERLLVALLSILVLDVLWQVASRYLLSSPSNFTDELAGFLLIWVTLLGAAYATGKKQHLALSLLSTKLSFETNKKLNLLIYGITIVFVVAVMIVGGIWLIYTRFHLGQISAVLQIPIGYVYMILPLSGLFIIYFSIDNAIDEYNSKQLYKEL